The genomic region AAGTCCcccttttatattatctcgcGACTCGTTTGCGTTAGAGGAGCTGCATCTGCGGAGACGTAAGCACTTTTATACGAGCGGCACATGCGTCACGCGTTGCATAATTTACACGTGACGCGCGTAAACAACCGTAAAAAACAGCGCAACGGAATGTTAGAGTTGTGAGATCTCACCTGGGCAAAGGGGCAAAGGGGCAAAGGGGAGAAAATGACGCGTATAAAatccttaaaatatataaataatagtatgGTGCGCTTGAAATTTTCGAAATCGTCAAAGGAACCAATTGAGATCGTGTCGACTCGTGTCAATATCAGTCGATTAGTCGTAATTGATCACAAATACgcttacattataatttattatttaaatgaacatTTTCAATCgcgtaaaaattgtaatcggattatctaatattgatttaattttgtctataatatttttaattggattctaaaaattgttattaaatttaacatacatacacatcaCGCGGGAATAAGATTCTCATAAGATTCCACAGACTCTTTCATCCTTCATCGATACTGGCTCGAGGTAGCATTATCTCTAGACGCGTCTCGAGAGGGAAACGATCGGTCTGGCTCTCTGTTCCGGTTCCTTGAGCGCACGAGGCCGAGAAACGGCGGCGAGGTAACCGGAAGCCGCGTTCCGTTTCAATGCGCGCGAACCTCGCGCTCGTGAAAGGAACCGATAAACGCTATTCGAATTTTTCTCCATAAGACGAGCTCGCCGAGTCCCTTTGACGCGATCTCGCACCGCGCGAAATTTTTGCATATCCCGATCTTTGTATACAACTTGGCGAGAAGCGGGGGGTGAAGAGAGAACGCACTCGACGATCCATTGTCAGTCTCTGATAATGCGTAATATGAGAAAACGGGCGCCGCCCCGCGCGATAACGTTCCCATTCGACGGTCGACAAACTTGGCGCCACTCATTTGTGAATCGTAATTAAGGTTTGCCGAGAGGAGAGTAGAATAGGTGCCACGAAAGCACGTTTAACCCCGTAATGTATGAATTGAATTGGAAATTGAAAGGGGGAATTTGCCAGCTAGCTGCATCGAGAATGATAGGAAAAGATCTATTCAAAAAATCTATTCAATTAGTTTCTATAAGGGATATTTCATGTAGGCAAATCAAAAACAAATCAGTGTTCTCCTTATCAAAAAGATAAGCATCCTTTTCCTTTgataaaagttttgaaaatgtaTTGAGAtctgagtttttttttttaatacgtcAATACAATGCATTTATCGTTGTTTGATTCTGCAAAAATTTtggcaaatatttataattaaattcaatatttatttttttgtatagtaaaatatttgaagaaatgTTACTTGAGTTGATATAAAGTAGAAATCAATGtctattatgtaataaaagttatgtacatgaagcaattttttaaagaaatcgcGCATAATAAGAccaattattattgcattactaatttttattacgcggtagattttgcataattttcctctttatatgtatgattACAGATCCGTAGATATTCGCGACTACTCTGACTCGCCTGACGGTCTGCGCGCGGTGAAAAGTCAACGGTCACTACATCCGGTAGCTCCGTTAGTCGAGCGCACGTGTATATAACACACCACCATCTCCGGAACAATTCCCCGCCGGTGGCAAGACGGCCGATCGTGCGGACGTCCTCGGTGCTATCCCGGTGCGAGCGACGACAACAGCCCAAAGATTCTCCCACCAAAGGCCAAGATGCATATCGAGGTGCAGGTGGCGCTTAACTTCGTGATATCGTATCTCTACAACAAACTGCCGCGCAGACGGGTCAACATCTTCGGCGAGGAGCTTGAGAAGGCGCTCAAGGATAAATTTAAGGGCCACTGGTACCCGGAGAAGCCGTTCAAGGGCTCGGCGTTCAGGTGCCTCAAGACCGGCGACCCGGTCGACCCGGTGCTAGAACGCGCCGCGAAGGAGAGCGGCGTCCCGATCCAGGACATCCTGGAGAACCTGCCGGCCGAACTCGCCGTCTGGGTCGATCCCGGTGAGGTGAGCTACCGAATCGGCGAGCTGAACGCCGTGAAGATCCTGTACTCGGAGACCGGCGACCCCCACGATGAGACCTCGGCCGATCGCGAGGTCACCAAGACCTTCAATCCGGAAGCGCAGTGCTTCAGGCCGATCGAGGCCGTCAGCACGTCCCTGAGCGGTCTTAGCCTCAGCCCCAAGTCCACGTCGCCGTTCTCGAGCTCGCTCGGCAGTAATACCAGCAACGGCTCGTCCAACAATCAACAGAACGGCCACGGATCCGGCTCCTCGTCGGCGCCCTCGCCCACGCCCATCACCAGCTCCTTTAAGGGCTCGCCCAGCCCCGTGCCGGCCTTCATCCCGCGTACCACCGCCCCGCTTACCTTCACCACCGCCACCTTTGCCCAAACCAAGTTTGGCAGCACCAAGCTTAAGACTAGCAGCAAACGCGCCAACAGGTTAGTAGATAGAACAATATTCCTCTTACTCTTTCGactaattgataaatttaattcaaatttaattattatatcaaagcTTACGAATATTCAGAGCGCGAATTAACTTGCCCATCATTGTGGAGTTAaagtttatttgtttttttttttttttaaatattgtttaatatttttttaatatttatttactttttttaaatatcctttaaaaatattcatatgatTAGTCACCGCAATTGCTCATGAATACAAATAAGCattcattttctaaattatatgataattgcgagatttacaacaaaaaatagtgtaacagtataattattttttttttataatatataataaattttttataacgataAATGTAATTGTCGCGGTGGAGATTGATCGTACACGgtgcaattaaaattgattgctATTCAAGAAGTGTTAACatcaatgtataaaaaaatattaaacaaattacaatgcaatttatttaaaagtagattatttatttaagcttGTTTGTTTTCAACACTCCTCAAAAATCCTTTAGATAATCTaatctatatgtatgtatattcataGAATGCTGCTTGATATTGTCTCAGGTATAATCTCACATTTATCCCCGATAAAAATTAACTCTATTTATCGTTAGTTCCCGCGgtacaagaaaaaaacaaattgcaCGGTGGGACCACCTTTAAGGTGAAAAATTAGCAGTACGACACAAAGTAACTAAGCATGCCTATCCGAAGCTTATAGATAGTAACAAAACGTATCTATCGTACATTGTCAATAGCAAGGATAACTTTTAGCCACCCACGTGTATTAACCGGACCGCGAGACGATCCATCACCCTGGGACATACACACGCAAACATACACACGTATACACGCGCACTGATGAACCGCACGGTACCGCTCGGTTTCAGGATGTCGCCCACCGAGTTCTCAAACTATATAAAGCAGCGCGCAGCGATGCAGCAGCAGATCCACCATCACCACCACCatcagcagcaacagcagcagcagccgcAGCAGCACCAGCAGCCGCCTCAACAACAACCGccgcagcagcaacagcagcagcagcagcagcagcagcagcagcagcagcagcagcaacaggtGACCGCGGGCGGTGCAGCGGGTCTACCGGTCTCACAGAGCTCGCCGCGCAGTCGCAGTTTATCGCCCGGTAGCATAGTCGCCGCGGCAGGTGCCGCTCAGCAGCACACGGACCCAAGCGCGTACTTCTTCCAACATGGCCCGGCCGCAGCGGCTGCGGCAGCGGCGTATCACGCGCAGTTCCCCCATCGCAACATCTTCGACTCGTCGAACCACGGTGGCTACCTGCCGGCTGACCTCTACGCCGGCGCCAAGTTCCCGTCGTCGTATCTCGACCCGACCGCGCTTGCCGGCCATCAGTTTTACGGCGGTGGCATGAACGGCACCGGCGCCGCCGGTACAGGTGGCAGCGTGAACGGCGGCACGGGTACCGGCGCCGCTGGCGCCCAGAGTACCGGTAGCGGTAACCTCGGTCCGATCGGCTCCGCAACGAGCAACGCCGGcgcggcagcggcggcggcgcaACAGCAACAGGACAAGAGCGCCCTGGTCGAGGGCCTCAACAACTTCGGCCTCGGCTCGGTCGCGCCCTACCCGGCCAGCCAATATCAGCATCTGCTCGTGGCCAACTAATACCTCGCCGCGCGTGCTCATCAAACCATCAACGTCGGCAACGTTGCCGCGGTAGGACGTCGACAGCATCGGCGTCCTGACGCGCGCGGTTCCTTCGTCATCGGTGCCGCTGGTCCGACGGCGGGCAGGAAGGAGAATGGCAGACCGTTGTCTCCGAGACTCCGTCGTCGAGACGGCGTCCAGAGTCCGGCTTCCGTACCTTGATGATAATTCAAGCCTGTCCCACTCTGTGTCTCTCTTCCCGGATCGCGTCAGCAAACGGTCGACAAGTTTCAACTGTCTTCTCTCGCGAGTCCCATCCAGACGCTTTCTCAGGATGCTCTTTCGTTCGATTTTTCCCAATACAAGAAACTACtttgtatatacacattatcgGTAGCTACCGACGACCGGgggagagatagagagagagagagagagagagagagagaaagagagaaagagagagggagctGCCTCGGCGATCGACACCGATGACGATCCCGGAAGCGATCGAGGCGAGGAAAGAAGGCGCGATAGAACGGAGATGTGCGTGTGGAGACGATGCCTGGTTGCGAGGTAATAGCGTGTGCGTGCGGAACGTCTTAGGCGTggagaagagaagaggaggAAAAGGAGAAAGGAAAACGGCTAAAAACGACTAACGAGAGCGTGTATATGTGTTAAAGTTGAAACACCCGATAAGGACTCGATTGCGATGGAACGGCGTGAGACGCTCGTTCGACGATAGTCGCATCGCGCCATGTGACCACTGCACacatgacacacacacacacacacacattataaatacatatacacgcaAAGATATACGCATACATGGCGGATCGGCAGACGTTTGAACGACGCGTTAAGCGCCGACATCTAGGACAGTAAAGACACACTTGACGCGTTACACATAGAAATACACgcgacacacacacaacacacacacacacacacacacacacacacaaacacacatatgCAGATGTATACATACCGATCTTCCCTTAAACGATCCTATACATACGATACCCACGCGGGCACACTACGTAGATCACCACACGTCACACGCGAGACACATACGTATtgaggagaaaaagagagagagagagagagaaattacatatatacgcaaaCACTAACCCACACACAGATATTACcaatgtgtaataatttattttttcactggTATATAGTCGGAAAGaattgaataatgaatatatctGTAGAGCCTATGTATTATATTCAAGATATGCACACTCACTCTTCACGGGTTCTCGCGAAACGGTGTAGGAACTACAACACTTGTCCCCGACTCGTGTCGAGCGAACTGTCGCCAAGCTCCGACATtagatcgattaaaaaaaaaaggtgtcTTCCAAACTTTCTCCGCATCAAGGCGTCGTCGCTTGCGTTTCGCGCAGACCGGATAATGCCATTCCGAATTGCAACGCGGAGACTATTCAGGCACTAAGTACGTAAAGCGCGCGTTCGAAAAACGAATCTGAAGATCGGATCGCGGCTAGCTTTTCCGCGGAAAACTTTtgaatagagagaaaggaagaacctaaataaaacaaatgacGGCTTGTTCATTCGCACGAGACGGTACGATAGTATAAAGAGAAACAACACGATCGAGACGAAGGATCGGACCTTCCACGAGTGATAGCGtagggaaaagagagagagagagagagagagagagagagctgctCGCAGTTTTATACCGTTCGGAAAACTCGTCCTCGGTacgattttacattttatttttataataaatgcagtAGAAcgtaggaaagaaagagagagagagagagagagagagagagagagagagagagaaaaagaaagagaaacgagAGAGCGAAAGAGTGTGGCGAGTGATATGCAGTGGGAGAAAGAAGAGGAGaggaagaaatagaaaaagagcCAACCGGTGTGTTCGTAAGGGACGTTGAGTGGCCTCGTTGCCGGTCCCCGCCCGCCCCAGAAAAACCATCGGGAATCGATTTCCTTTCGAGATATTGCCTTTCGATTTGACATCCGGAGTCGATGACCCTCCAAGCTGTCGGAGAAAATCTCTTCGAATCGTTAAACCATGGCCCCTTTGCCGCTATGTGTTTAAACGAATCCGGAAATTCTCtcgttattattttgtataatcgTTGTAGAGAGtactctatttatataaataattatatttgtagacGAGCAAGGAACGTAATTTGttgatcaaaataaattgcttcaAATACGATAATTAAAAAGCGCGATTCGAAGCAAAGCTGATTTCTCCTGACAGCGTCCTTTTAATCAAACCGAACGGAGTCGCCCGCTGAGCTTTACGGtgctaaaaaaaagtatcaagtACAAAAATAGCGTGAAAAAGAGAGCCAATCCAAAAGAAGAATGTTCGAGTCGGGCGGGGGATATAGTTTCGCAAGAGCAACGAGTTGTCGCTTAACGTTCACGAAGTTAATTAAgtgattatgtaattaaaaggCCGCGTGTTATTGTCGACGAGCTCGTCCGATCGCGAGAATCGCCTCGAAATTCGATCGTCTCTTAATACATTTCAATTACGACTTAAATTAAACGATTATTTcacttattacaaatttacaaaaaaaaaaaaaaaaaaaaaaaaaaaatagattttcttataataaataaaagtaaaaatgtaaacttgTAAATTAGCGTAGCGATTGATCCctacaaaatgtttatcttaaaACGTTATCGGAGCTTTACTTTGCCGTTACGTTACTGTAAACTTATGATATCAATGGCAAACGACCACTCGGAATAGAGACACTTGATGAAAATTCCTCTTTCACTTGATCGGAATCGTCTTCCCTTTTAAACTCGTCTGTACAAAAGGAGACAATTATGGCTTGCGTGAAAATGAGCATTGGCTCTGTATATTCCATCCAGTTTCGAGATCGTGCCTCGAATCAATACTGCAACTAATTCAAAGTTACTTTGTAATCcgcctcccccccccccccgccgatgataataataataacgttcATCAGTGTATACACAACTTGAGAAACTCGATTGAATGGGAGTTTCGCGGATATAGGCGAGGTGGATTTTCCATTGTGCGCCTGATTTCTTTCGACAATCTCGCGATCGACGGTCTCGCTGACGAGAGCCGACAGTAACAGCGGCGGAGGTGCCGCGAGCCGCGGGCCGCGCGCACTAGGTGCTAAAAGTATTCAAAAGTGTTTAATCCTGTGGTCGTGGGACAAAACGAGAGGAAAACGGGCCCGAAGGGCGAAAGAGAAAATCCCGGAGATCACCGGAAGCGCCAGTCCGATCCGATTGAGCAGCGTGTCTCTTCTCCTTAGATTAATTTCTACGAGGTGAAACGAGGTCTCTCTAGGGTCTATCTTTCTAGACGAGATGTGTGATTAAGTCGTTCTTTCTTACGcgcatttttatatagagcTTGTAGCGAATTATCTTTATCTCTCTAATTAATGGACGATCTAAGAAATTAGCGTAATTTGTGCTTGGTGTAAGAcctatttttcaatataaagtCTCTGTAAAATACATAGATAACGAACTTACAACTTAATCCTTGGAACTTGCAATCGCGTTATTTCAAAGAAACGAAGAGAATCGTTTTTTTACACACAACATTTTGGTCCAAAACATAACGTAATTGAACGTAGTTACAAATATAGTGACAAATGcgtcgatttttaaaaaaatgtagggGTGGTCGGCGGGTGGTCTCCGGGCGGGCCCGGTAGGTGTGAAACAAGTTTTAACCGCGAAATTAACTAAGTAGACGTGAGGGTAGACGCGCTGATGAAGGACAGAACCCTTTAGTAATATCTAAacttaattataactattaacgATACGTACGACTGTGGTAGCTATGCTAGTACCTGCTATTGTTAAAGAGAAATTGACGAAGATGCGAGTAAGATAGAGATTATGAatggagggagagggagggggaaAATTGCCGCTGGAAAAGATCGAATTGCAACATGGTGTCTCGGTGCGTATCGAGGTTCATTAATCGATTTGATATCTgtgtataatgaaattttatcgataaatatttccTACACGAATTCACTCTACAggtttcaaaaaaattgttattacaaaattattaaagttcttttgaaaaaaattattcttttagaaaatacaaatatcgATCTTTTAAGCGACTACTTAatcttaatgtaaaaaatcgcTTCAATGacatctttatctttttagatACGTATTCGAGTATCATTGTGCGTCGAGACTAATTTCGCATCGTGTTCCGTCAACGAATCTCGTAAACGACGACGCAAAGAGAATTCCTCTCGCGACGAAATGGATCTGTGtcgaaatttttcttctattttggCTCTCAATTTTCAATTCATCATCTACTTTGATACTTTAAATAGtaagattatattatcttttgaaattatttaatctacaGAGTTAGTTATGCTACaagctttttctttttaaatgtaaactgGTAACTGTTTGTTGCCTGTTACGAAAATAGCAACTTAATttctacataaattaaatatcgaaatCTTCGAGAAACCAGAGGAGCGAGGAAGAAAATTGAAGATGAAAATAAGAGCAAAATTTCGACTCGACGCTCTCCTCGTTTCCGTCGTCCCGTtgtgattataaaaaagacaCAGCCTTTATTCTCATAATTTTTCTACCGATCCGATTGTGATTCCTCAAGCGGCacagattttctttttcgcatcacaaaaattaataaatcgagaaaagaaaatccATCGGTCCTTCGCATCGCGGGTTTCGACTAACTTTGCGCGCGAGAGGAAGATTCCGGACGAGAGaagttctttctttctctctaccGGCACGAGATCGCGAAAGTTTCGACGGTCGCATTCTGCTGACATTTCAAACAGCCGGACGAGGATGACGGTTGAAAAGAAATCCGCGCGCGAAACGAGAAACTTTGGAAATCATCGCGTCCGCGGAAACTTTGCAGACTTTAAACGAATCTCGGGCCTCCGGACTTTCGAACGACACTCGAATAACACACGACGTTTATATGAAAGACATCGGTTTACGCTCGACGTGAATCGTACGCGATCTGAAAATTTACGGTCCAGCGGGAGCGACGGAAAGGTGGGAGGAAGACAGGAGGAGTCTACGACGGAGCACAAAGTGCGAAATTACGGGGAtaggacgagagagagagagagagagagagagagagagagagggagagagcgagagcgagagtgGCAACTCACAATGCAATAAGTCGCGAATCAAATGGATCTCGGGCTTGAGACGAGAGGCTCAGATTAGCGAAGAATCAAACACGATGTATACTCTTcaaaacaaacaaacaaacaaaagTGAAactaagagaataaaaaaaaaaaaaacggggaTATACTAAATACATAGGAGACGCGCGCAATAAAAATGCGCACCTGGGCGCGAATAGAGCGGCACGAATCAacagtgagaaagagagagagagagagagagagagaaagagaaagtgaGAGAACGAGAGGAAAAAGTTAAGCGaatctataattaatactGATAGAGCATATATTAATTGAGATACACAAAAACATATAGTATTATACGTTTACGATACGATTGTAATGAACACTTTGtaagcgagaaaaaaaaaattacgcatAGTTTTTTCCATACCCCGTAAAATGGATGTACTAATTCGTTGAAAGGGAAAGTTCAGAACAGAAACCACACATATAAGtaagtgtatacatatacgcgacacatacacatatatacacaacaCACGTTCGTTCAAAGTCACTCGGGTACACAAGAGtttataagaagaaaaaaaagaagtcaGTAATCTGTCTCTTTAAAGTATCATGtgtctataaaataaactatagcGAGATCGATATTGTCTCTTACATaaatggcaaaaaaaaaaataataatacaaataaccGTGGTAACGTCGTGTAAAGTAGCGATAAAACAAACACActctgcaatatatatatatatgacataatatatataatatatatattcttacatttataaaaagatggaACACACACATGCGAGGAGTAATATGTAGGACGAGCAGTTTGTGGAAAGCCCGAAAGAACGTGCGATCTCGCGCATTCGAGGGATATCGAACGAGATGGGgatgaataaaagaaatcgcttttctttcatctttcgCCGGGATTATTATCCCGAACGAAGGAGGAGAAGAGGATGACGTATTTCGGAACCGTCGAATGCGCATCGAGATATCACATGGATACACACTTTACacgatacacacacatacaacacCACaatgtacacatacacacacacacacacacacacacacacagaatttccaaaaaaaagaaactatcgATTATTCTACCAAGTAATGAATTAAACAAGAGGATGATAATtagatttgtaattaattacatatatatttttcaatactttAACTACTTGCTGAATgtaaactatatacatatatatatatatataaatataaatatatattatatatatataattatacatatatataatatatatattatacatacacacacttaATGCGCGCAGGATGCGCGAAAGAGAAAGGTGCGACGACGGGGACGAGGACTGCCTCGCGGAAAGTCTCGAGGAGAAGATCGAAGGAGGAAGAGATCATTATTGAGACGCAGATATGCAatgacttttgaaaaatttcggATAAAATAATCGTCCTTCGATTTCGTGCGGAAGATTCTCGGCGAGCGTCCCTCGATCGCCGTTTGCTTGTTTCCGTTTCGGCCGCGAGCCACGAGAAgatcgagaaagagaaaaggaaaataggAGAAGCGGGAAATTATCGTGATATCGATGCCGAACGGAAATGCGAACCCTTCCTTGAGGCAACGTCGAGACGAAAGAGTTCTGTGAAATCTTTTTGTACCCCACCCAAATCACACTCTcggtgttgaaaaaaaaagaaaaaaaagtacgtTACACTACGTGTAAGCGAATCCTAAATGTAACTGTTAATTGCCCCTACTCCAaagccccccccccccatccACGCAAtttgtagagaaaaaaaaagctcGTGCGAATGGGAAAGAGAGAATGGCGATTGACTttatgcgtatgtgtgtgtgtgtgtgtgtgtgtgtgtgtatgtatgtatgtatgtatgtatgtatgtagatATGCGTGcatgtacgtgtgtgtgtgtgtgtgtatgtgtgtgtgtaactgTGAAGACACGTTCGTTCGCCTTAGTTACTTTTTTCCTCGGTGcagaatgagaaaaattagaaTGATTTCGCACGCCTATGATTGTTACAGATGTATGTGTGCATTATACTtacgatttatattatactattacgATTATGATTAATTCTCCACCCATTAGTcgcgaagaagaaaaagagagacggaCACAGCGCGcctatatatctgtatataggTTCTTTCTCACATCTCACACTAATTCTTTTCttgtctcttttatttttctttttcttctttttttatatatacatatatatattagagatGTATTTTCTGTTGGCTTTAGATTTTTTGttcctttatttttgtacgaAGACCATCGGCGACGCGACGTCGATTTTAcctacacatatatacatatatatatatatacatatacatatatatacatatatatatatatatatatatgatatgatatgatatatgatatgatatgatatgatatgatatgatataaatattataattattgtagcTCGCTTAAGATTGTTCAacctttttcttttgatatagtttgttattgttgtttttgtataatatttgattatattagcGGTGCGTGTCGCGCGtcacagaaatataatatataaaaagtatatatatattactatattatatatatacacatacatatatgtatatatatatataatatatatttttgttaatatataatacagtgGTTTGATAACTACATTAGCCTGTTAATGATGGATTTGTTTCTGTTTCTATCACGGTccgtgaatatattatatatagatagacaCGTGCATATacgtagaatatattatatgtatatgcatatgtatatacacttatataaatatcgattatatatatatatatatatacacatatatactgctacattatattttgtttaaacagTGTCACGAAGCGACGATGAGGCGTTTCTTGAAATTTATCGAGCGACTTGTATGGGGCTCCGACACGAAAT from Anoplolepis gracilipes chromosome 6, ASM4749672v1, whole genome shotgun sequence harbors:
- the LOC140667310 gene encoding uncharacterized protein, producing MHIEVQVALNFVISYLYNKLPRRRVNIFGEELEKALKDKFKGHWYPEKPFKGSAFRCLKTGDPVDPVLERAAKESGVPIQDILENLPAELAVWVDPGEVSYRIGELNAVKILYSETGDPHDETSADREVTKTFNPEAQCFRPIEAVSTSLSGLSLSPKSTSPFSSSLGSNTSNGSSNNQQNGHGSGSSSAPSPTPITSSFKGSPSPVPAFIPRTTAPLTFTTATFAQTKFGSTKLKTSSKRANRMSPTEFSNYIKQRAAMQQQIHHHHHHQQQQQQQPQQHQQPPQQQPPQQQQQQQQQQQQQQQQQQQVTAGGAAGLPVSQSSPRSRSLSPGSIVAAAGAAQQHTDPSAYFFQHGPAAAAAAAAYHAQFPHRNIFDSSNHGGYLPADLYAGAKFPSSYLDPTALAGHQFYGGGMNGTGAAGTGGSVNGGTGTGAAGAQSTGSGNLGPIGSATSNAGAAAAAAQQQQDKSALVEGLNNFGLGSVAPYPASQYQHLLVAN